The Actinomycetota bacterium genomic interval GTGACATTTTCTGGTCGGTGCTGTGGTTCTTCTTCCTGTTCATCTGGATCATGGTCTTGTTCCATGTCTTGACCGACCTGTTCCGGGACCACTCGGTGTCGGGCGTGGAAAAGACGTTGTGGGTACTGTTCCTGGTGTTCCTGCCCTTCCTGGCCGTGTTCATCTACTTGATCGTTCGGGGCAGGGGGATGGGCGAGCGGGCCGCGGCCCAGCAGCAGC includes:
- a CDS encoding PLDc N-terminal domain-containing protein, translated to DIFWSVLWFFFLFIWIMVLFHVLTDLFRDHSVSGVEKTLWVLFLVFLPFLAVFIYLIVRGRGMGERAAAQQQRAQQQFEGYVRNVATTAEATPTEQIARAKELLDTGAIDQSEFERLKAKALA